A single window of Modestobacter italicus DNA harbors:
- a CDS encoding alpha/beta fold hydrolase, with amino-acid sequence MTSTHRLTVALAAGDTTVDVSLSEQGAGHPVLLLHGGGGPLTVTPWAERLAGARPARVLTPVHPGFAGTPRLAELDSIRGLAAVYVALLDALDLRDVTVVGNSIGGWVAAEMAVLGSARVSSYVLVDAVGIEVPGHPVADFFALTPAEVAQRSYADPARYGVDPAALPPEVRAALAGNRVALQVYGGVSMTDPTLAARLGTVTAPVAVVWGEADRIGDPDFGRAYAAAVPGATFVLLPGAGHLPQIEAPDALIDVVWDVADAHAASRPSA; translated from the coding sequence ATGACCAGCACCCACCGCCTCACCGTCGCCCTCGCCGCAGGCGACACGACCGTGGACGTCTCGCTCTCCGAGCAGGGTGCGGGCCACCCCGTCCTGCTGCTGCACGGCGGGGGCGGCCCGTTGACCGTGACGCCGTGGGCGGAGCGGCTCGCCGGGGCGCGGCCGGCACGCGTGCTCACCCCGGTCCACCCGGGCTTCGCGGGTACTCCCCGGCTGGCCGAGCTGGACAGCATCCGCGGCCTGGCGGCCGTCTACGTCGCCCTGCTCGACGCCCTGGACCTGCGGGACGTCACGGTCGTCGGCAACTCCATCGGCGGCTGGGTCGCCGCGGAGATGGCGGTGCTCGGGTCGGCGCGGGTCAGCAGCTACGTGCTGGTCGACGCCGTGGGCATCGAGGTCCCCGGCCACCCGGTCGCCGACTTCTTCGCCCTCACCCCGGCCGAGGTCGCCCAGCGGTCCTACGCCGACCCCGCCCGCTACGGCGTCGACCCGGCCGCGCTGCCCCCGGAGGTCCGCGCGGCCCTGGCCGGGAACCGCGTCGCTCTCCAGGTGTACGGCGGTGTCTCGATGACCGACCCGACCCTGGCCGCCCGGCTCGGCACCGTCACGGCACCCGTCGCCGTCGTCTGGGGCGAGGCCGACCGCATCGGCGATCCCGACTTCGGTCGGGCCTACGCCGCCGCGGTGCCCGGCGCGACGTTCGTCCTGCTGCCCGGTGCGGGGCACCTGCCCCAGATCGAGGCCCCCGACGCCCTGATCGACGTCGTGTGGGACGTCGCCGACGCGCATGCCGCGTCCCGGCCGTCCGCGTGA
- a CDS encoding amino acid ABC transporter substrate-binding protein: MTVALTAALLLTSCGGDSDDAGGSAGGSDDVLRVATEGTYAPFSFHDPDSNELTGYDVEVAQAVGDELGMDVEFSETQFDAIFAGLEADRYDVIANQIGVNPERQAKYLFSTPYTVSNGVVITRADDTSITSLADVAGKRSAQSTTSNFAQVATDAGAQIEAVEGFTQAITLLKQSRVDVTINDSLAFLEYQKSTGDQDVKIAAEIDDPSESAFAFRKDSADLQTQVDGALETLRADGTLAEISEKYFGEDVSGE; encoded by the coding sequence GTGACCGTTGCCCTCACCGCCGCCCTGCTGCTGACCTCCTGCGGCGGCGACTCCGACGACGCGGGCGGCAGCGCCGGCGGCTCGGACGACGTGCTGCGCGTCGCGACCGAGGGCACCTACGCGCCGTTCTCCTTCCACGACCCGGACAGCAACGAGCTCACCGGCTACGACGTCGAGGTGGCCCAGGCCGTCGGCGACGAGCTGGGCATGGACGTGGAGTTCAGCGAGACGCAGTTCGACGCGATCTTCGCCGGCCTCGAGGCCGACCGGTACGACGTCATCGCCAACCAGATCGGCGTCAACCCCGAGCGCCAGGCGAAGTACCTGTTCTCCACGCCGTACACCGTCTCGAACGGCGTCGTCATCACGCGGGCCGACGACACGAGCATCACCTCGCTGGCCGACGTCGCGGGCAAGCGCAGCGCGCAGTCGACCACCAGCAACTTCGCGCAGGTCGCCACCGACGCCGGCGCGCAGATCGAGGCCGTCGAGGGCTTCACCCAGGCCATCACCCTGCTCAAGCAGTCGCGCGTCGACGTCACGATCAACGACAGCCTGGCCTTCCTGGAGTACCAGAAGTCGACCGGTGACCAGGACGTGAAGATCGCCGCCGAGATCGACGACCCGAGCGAGTCGGCGTTCGCCTTCCGCAAGGACAGCGCCGACCTGCAGACCCAGGTGGACGGCGCCCTGGAGACGCTGCGTGCCGACGGCACGCTGGCCGAGATCTCGGAGAAGTACTTCGGCGAGGACGTCAGCGGGGAGTGA
- a CDS encoding amino acid ABC transporter permease, whose amino-acid sequence MNAIDWDLVRSSLGPLFQGLLRGTLPLTAVSFALGLAIALLVALMRLSGNRLVSGLARFYVSVIRGTPLLLQLFIVFYGLPSFGVTLDPWPSAIIALSLNVGGYASEAIRGAILAVPRGQWEAAMTVGMGRVTTLRRVVLPQASRIAVPPLSNTLISLVKDTSLVSVVLVTELLREAQVIAGQSFEFFTLYGVAAVYYWMVCLVLSFGQTRLETRLSRYVAA is encoded by the coding sequence GTGAACGCGATCGACTGGGACCTCGTCCGCAGCAGCCTCGGCCCGCTCTTCCAGGGGCTGCTGCGGGGCACGCTGCCGCTGACCGCGGTGAGCTTCGCGCTGGGGCTGGCCATCGCCCTGCTGGTCGCGCTGATGCGCCTGTCGGGCAACCGGCTGGTGTCGGGGCTCGCCCGGTTCTACGTCTCGGTCATCCGCGGCACGCCGCTGCTGCTCCAGCTGTTCATCGTCTTCTACGGGCTGCCCTCGTTCGGCGTCACCCTCGACCCGTGGCCCAGCGCGATCATCGCGCTGTCGCTCAACGTCGGGGGCTACGCCTCCGAGGCCATCCGGGGGGCGATCCTCGCGGTGCCGCGCGGGCAGTGGGAGGCGGCGATGACCGTCGGGATGGGCCGGGTCACGACGCTGCGCCGGGTGGTCCTGCCGCAGGCGTCCCGCATCGCTGTCCCGCCGTTGAGCAACACCCTCATCTCGCTGGTCAAGGACACCTCGCTCGTCTCGGTCGTCCTGGTCACGGAGCTGCTGCGCGAGGCCCAGGTGATCGCCGGACAGAGCTTCGAGTTCTTCACCCTCTACGGCGTCGCCGCCGTCTACTACTGGATGGTGTGCCTCGTGCTCTCCTTCGGGCAGACCCGCCTGGAGACCCGGCTGTCCCGGTACGTGGCCGCATGA
- a CDS encoding amino acid ABC transporter ATP-binding protein, with protein sequence MTAPLLEARGLVKSFGENRVLRGIDVAVPAGSVTCLIGPSGSGKTTVLRSLNGLETPESGTVRVGDVELDWSTRPDTRAVSRLRGQSGMVFQSHNLFPHLTVLDNVTSGPVFAQGRPRAQAQEEARELLARVGLADKADSYPVQLSGGQQQRVGIARALATRPQVVLFDEPTSALDPELVGEVLRVMQSLAADGWTMVVVTHEMRFARQVADQVLFLDGGVVVEQGPPSEVLVEPREARTRQFLQRLLDPL encoded by the coding sequence ATGACCGCCCCGCTGCTGGAGGCCCGCGGGCTGGTCAAGTCCTTCGGGGAGAACCGGGTGCTGCGCGGCATCGACGTCGCGGTGCCGGCCGGGTCGGTCACCTGCCTCATCGGGCCGTCGGGCTCGGGCAAGACGACGGTGCTGCGCAGCCTCAACGGGCTGGAGACGCCGGAGTCCGGCACGGTGCGGGTCGGCGATGTCGAGCTGGACTGGTCGACCCGGCCCGACACCCGCGCGGTGTCCCGGCTGCGCGGGCAGAGCGGCATGGTGTTCCAGTCGCACAACCTCTTCCCGCACCTCACCGTGCTGGACAACGTGACCTCCGGGCCGGTGTTCGCCCAGGGCCGGCCGCGCGCTCAGGCGCAGGAGGAGGCCCGGGAGCTGCTGGCCCGCGTGGGCCTCGCGGACAAGGCCGATTCCTACCCGGTGCAGCTGTCCGGCGGGCAGCAGCAGCGCGTCGGCATCGCCCGCGCACTGGCCACCCGGCCGCAGGTGGTGCTGTTCGACGAGCCGACCAGCGCCCTCGACCCCGAGCTGGTCGGCGAGGTGCTGCGGGTGATGCAGTCGCTGGCCGCCGACGGCTGGACGATGGTCGTGGTCACCCACGAGATGCGGTTCGCCCGCCAGGTGGCCGACCAGGTGCTGTTCCTCGACGGCGGCGTGGTGGTGGAGCAGGGCCCGCCGTCCGAGGTGCTCGTGGAGCCGCGCGAGGCCCGCACCCGGCAGTTCCTGCAGCGGCTGCTCGACCCCCTGTAG
- a CDS encoding helix-turn-helix transcriptional regulator, whose product MSSTDLSAEIRDFLSTRRARITPEQAGLPAYGGNRRVKGLRREEVALLAGVSVDYYVRMERGSLAGASESVLNSLAGALRLDEAERTHLFSLARASGHSTTPRKRPATTVRPAVQHVLDAMTDAPAWVRNGRHDIVAMNQLARALYSPVLADPRRPANTTRFVYLDPAARDFFVDYDRIANDAAAMLRLEAGRNPHDKALIELVGKLSTRSELFRQRWASHDVTFHRSGQKRLRHPEVGQLDLDFEGMELSSSPGLQLNVYSAPPGTPTADALRLLASWAASQDDLATEAVSTSSS is encoded by the coding sequence GTGAGCAGCACCGACCTGAGCGCGGAGATCCGCGACTTCCTGAGCACCCGACGGGCGCGGATCACCCCGGAGCAGGCCGGGCTGCCGGCCTACGGCGGCAACCGCCGGGTCAAGGGCCTGCGCCGCGAGGAGGTGGCGCTGCTCGCCGGCGTCTCGGTGGACTACTACGTCCGGATGGAGCGCGGCAGCCTTGCCGGCGCCTCGGAGAGCGTGCTCAACTCCCTGGCCGGGGCGCTGCGGCTGGACGAGGCCGAACGCACCCACCTCTTCTCCCTCGCCCGGGCGAGCGGCCACTCCACCACCCCCCGGAAGCGGCCCGCGACCACCGTCCGGCCCGCCGTCCAGCACGTGCTCGACGCCATGACCGACGCACCGGCGTGGGTGCGCAACGGCCGGCACGACATCGTGGCGATGAACCAGTTGGCGCGGGCGCTGTACTCACCGGTGCTCGCCGACCCCCGCCGTCCGGCCAACACCACCCGGTTCGTCTACCTGGACCCCGCCGCGCGGGACTTCTTCGTCGACTACGACCGGATCGCCAACGACGCCGCGGCGATGCTCCGGCTGGAGGCCGGCCGGAACCCGCACGACAAGGCGCTGATCGAGCTGGTCGGCAAGCTGTCCACCCGCTCGGAGCTGTTCCGCCAGCGCTGGGCGTCCCACGACGTGACGTTCCACCGCAGCGGGCAGAAGCGGCTGCGCCACCCCGAGGTCGGGCAGCTGGACCTGGACTTCGAGGGCATGGAGCTCAGCTCGTCACCGGGCCTGCAGCTCAACGTCTACTCGGCTCCTCCGGGCACGCCCACCGCCGACGCACTGAGGCTGCTCGCCTCCTGGGCGGCCTCGCAGGACGACCTGGCCACCGAGGCCGTCAGCACGTCCAGCAGCTGA
- a CDS encoding aldo/keto reductase yields the protein MSSSAFTLNNGVEIPAVGFGVFQTPPDETVAAVQTALEVGYRHIDTAAAYGNEREVGEAVRRSGLDRSEVFVETKVWVTDYGYDTTLHAFDKSAGKLGIDQIDLLILHQPLPTEFELTLDAYRALEQLLADGRVRAIGVSNFMPDHLTRLLAETSVVPAVNQIEVHPYFRQPELLAADAEHGILSQAWSPIGGITFYRDGSHGSTLADPTIGAIAAAHGRTLAQVMLRWHVQQGRQVIPKSVTPSRIAENLDVLDFQLTGDQLAAIDALDTGVRGGPDPADITRETFGLEIPEA from the coding sequence ATGAGCAGCTCCGCCTTCACCCTGAACAACGGCGTCGAGATCCCCGCGGTCGGCTTCGGGGTCTTCCAGACACCGCCCGACGAGACCGTCGCGGCCGTGCAGACCGCGCTCGAGGTCGGCTACCGGCACATCGACACCGCAGCCGCCTACGGCAACGAGCGCGAGGTCGGCGAGGCCGTCCGGCGCTCCGGCCTCGACCGGTCCGAGGTGTTCGTCGAGACGAAGGTCTGGGTCACCGACTACGGCTACGACACCACGCTGCACGCCTTCGACAAGAGCGCCGGCAAGCTGGGCATCGACCAGATCGACCTGCTGATCCTGCACCAGCCGCTGCCGACGGAGTTCGAGCTGACCCTGGACGCCTACCGGGCGCTGGAGCAGCTGCTGGCCGACGGCCGGGTGCGCGCGATCGGCGTCAGCAACTTCATGCCCGACCACCTGACCCGGCTGCTGGCCGAGACCTCGGTCGTCCCGGCGGTGAACCAGATCGAGGTGCACCCCTACTTCCGGCAGCCCGAGCTGCTGGCGGCCGACGCCGAGCACGGGATCCTGTCCCAGGCGTGGTCGCCGATCGGCGGCATCACCTTCTACCGCGACGGCTCGCACGGCAGCACCCTGGCCGACCCCACCATCGGGGCGATCGCCGCGGCCCACGGCAGGACGCTCGCGCAGGTGATGCTCCGCTGGCACGTCCAGCAGGGCCGCCAGGTGATCCCGAAGTCGGTCACCCCGTCGCGCATCGCCGAGAACCTCGATGTCCTCGACTTCCAGCTGACCGGCGACCAGCTCGCCGCGATCGACGCGCTGGACACCGGGGTCCGCGGCGGCCCGGATCCGGCCGACATCACCCGCGAGACCTTCGGCCTCGAGATCCCCGAAGCCTGA
- a CDS encoding zinc-binding dehydrogenase — MRATVMYGAGDVRVEQLPDPAIELPTDAVVRVVRACVCGSDLHPYHSMPASEQGTPMGHEFVGVVEEVGSDVVKVKPGDLVIAPFAYFDGTCEFCREGLTTSCLHGGFFSTAQAEAVRVPQADGTLVVAPVGEDSALLPSLLTLSDVLITGYHAAVMGQVSAGSSVTVIGDGAVGLLAVLSAKRLGAEQIILMGRHRARTDLGREFGATDVVAERADEGIARVLELTGGRGTHAVLECVGHRPAYDQAVGTVRAGGVISRVGVPQYEEAPIGFGSLFGRNVRLAGGPGAQRAHIEELLPDVLEGRIEPGRVFDRTVALDDTPAGYTAMDERTALKVLVRP, encoded by the coding sequence GTGCGAGCAACAGTCATGTACGGCGCCGGCGACGTCCGGGTGGAGCAGCTGCCCGACCCGGCGATCGAGCTCCCCACCGACGCGGTCGTCCGGGTGGTGCGGGCCTGCGTCTGCGGCAGCGACCTCCACCCCTACCACTCCATGCCCGCCTCGGAGCAGGGGACGCCGATGGGCCACGAGTTCGTCGGCGTCGTCGAGGAGGTCGGCTCGGACGTCGTGAAGGTGAAGCCCGGTGACCTGGTCATCGCCCCGTTCGCGTACTTCGACGGCACCTGCGAGTTCTGCCGGGAGGGACTGACCACCTCCTGCCTGCACGGCGGCTTCTTCTCCACCGCGCAGGCCGAGGCCGTGCGGGTGCCGCAGGCCGACGGCACGCTCGTGGTGGCGCCGGTCGGCGAGGACTCCGCCCTGCTGCCCTCGCTGCTGACGCTGTCCGACGTCCTCATCACCGGGTATCACGCGGCCGTCATGGGCCAGGTCTCGGCCGGGAGCTCCGTGACGGTCATCGGGGACGGCGCGGTGGGGCTGCTGGCGGTGCTGTCCGCCAAGCGGCTGGGCGCCGAGCAGATCATCCTCATGGGCCGCCACCGGGCGCGCACCGACCTGGGGCGCGAGTTCGGCGCCACCGACGTCGTCGCCGAGCGGGCCGATGAGGGCATCGCGAGGGTGCTGGAGCTCACCGGCGGCCGCGGCACGCACGCCGTCCTGGAGTGCGTCGGGCACCGGCCGGCCTATGACCAGGCCGTCGGGACCGTGCGCGCCGGCGGCGTCATCAGCCGGGTCGGCGTCCCGCAGTACGAGGAGGCGCCGATCGGCTTCGGCAGCCTCTTCGGCCGCAACGTCCGCCTGGCCGGCGGCCCGGGCGCGCAACGCGCGCACATCGAGGAGCTGCTGCCCGACGTGCTCGAGGGGCGCATCGAGCCGGGCCGGGTGTTCGACCGCACCGTGGCCCTGGACGACACCCCGGCCGGCTACACCGCCATGGACGAGCGCACCGCGCTCAAGGTCCTCGTCCGTCCCTGA
- a CDS encoding (R)-mandelonitrile lyase: MEILTRQPSVAGPAEWFTGVVHFDVIAPGTESRGKVNAVHFAPGARTAWHRHANGQTLHVTEGVGLTGTRDGGVVTIRPGDTVWCPPGEWHWHGAAPQQFMTHLAIWDGLAEGQDGPETEWAEHVTDAEYGQAPA; encoded by the coding sequence ATGGAGATCCTCACCAGGCAGCCGTCGGTCGCGGGACCGGCCGAGTGGTTCACCGGCGTCGTCCACTTCGACGTCATCGCGCCGGGTACCGAGTCCCGGGGCAAGGTCAACGCCGTGCACTTCGCCCCCGGGGCCCGCACCGCGTGGCACCGGCACGCCAACGGCCAGACGCTGCACGTCACCGAGGGGGTCGGCCTGACCGGCACCCGGGACGGCGGGGTCGTGACGATCCGCCCGGGCGACACCGTGTGGTGCCCGCCGGGGGAGTGGCACTGGCACGGCGCCGCCCCGCAGCAGTTCATGACGCACCTGGCCATCTGGGACGGCCTCGCCGAGGGGCAGGACGGCCCGGAGACCGAGTGGGCCGAGCACGTCACGGACGCCGAGTACGGACAGGCGCCCGCCTGA
- a CDS encoding DNA alkylation repair protein: protein MAQAMQVETSMAEVMAELAALDDPAVREVNARHGDDHGVNLGRLRELAKRLKTQQDLARQLWATGDSAARLLALLVCRPKAFSRDELDTMLHEARTPKVQDWLVNYVVKKNGHAEELRVAWSADPDPAVASAGWALTTERVAKRPDGLDLPGLLDVIETQLADAPDRLQWAMNHCLAQIGIEHPEQRARAIDIGERLHVLEDYPTPPGCTSPFAPVWIAEMVRRQQPA, encoded by the coding sequence ATGGCGCAGGCGATGCAGGTCGAGACGTCGATGGCCGAGGTGATGGCCGAGCTGGCCGCACTCGACGACCCCGCCGTCCGTGAGGTGAACGCCCGTCACGGTGACGACCACGGCGTGAACCTCGGCAGGCTGCGCGAGCTCGCCAAGCGCCTCAAGACCCAGCAGGACCTCGCCCGGCAGCTGTGGGCGACCGGCGACAGCGCCGCCCGCCTGCTCGCACTGCTGGTCTGCCGCCCGAAGGCGTTCTCCCGGGACGAGCTGGACACCATGCTGCACGAGGCCCGCACGCCGAAGGTGCAGGACTGGCTGGTCAACTACGTGGTGAAGAAGAACGGCCACGCCGAGGAGCTGCGGGTGGCCTGGTCCGCCGACCCCGACCCGGCGGTCGCCAGCGCCGGGTGGGCGCTGACCACCGAACGGGTGGCGAAGCGGCCCGACGGGCTCGACCTCCCCGGCCTCCTCGACGTCATCGAGACGCAGCTGGCCGACGCCCCGGACCGCCTGCAGTGGGCGATGAACCACTGCCTCGCGCAGATCGGCATCGAGCACCCCGAGCAGCGCGCCCGGGCCATCGACATCGGCGAGCGGCTGCACGTGCTCGAGGACTACCCGACGCCCCCCGGCTGCACGTCGCCCTTCGCACCGGTGTGGATCGCCGAGATGGTGCGCCGCCAGCAACCGGCGTGA
- a CDS encoding medium chain dehydrogenase/reductase family protein: protein MTRSAMTAAVPATGTTITEVVLPGIVGPEGFQLRQRTLPAPSRGQVVVAVEASGISYAEHAMRLGRYPGQPKFPFVPGYDLVGTVTGAGPGAGAALVGQRVAAMTKTRGWATHALLEAVDVVPVPADLEAGEVETLVVSGLTAHQMLHRRAQVRAGQTILVHGANGGVGTTLVQLAVHAGVRVIGTASPRHHAALRELGALPVDYGDPDLAARVRELAPEGVDAVFDHIGGPSITRSWSLLATGGTLVSYAMLKDSGPMIPAFVALLARLAWLDLVPNGRRAGFFDVWGGHLLRPRRFRARLRQDLTAVLTLLADGVLRPQIAARIPLTEIRAAVELAESRTIVGKVVLVP from the coding sequence ATGACCCGCAGCGCCATGACAGCGGCCGTCCCGGCCACGGGGACCACGATCACCGAGGTCGTGCTCCCCGGCATCGTCGGGCCCGAGGGGTTCCAGCTGCGCCAGCGCACGCTGCCGGCGCCGTCGCGCGGGCAGGTCGTGGTGGCGGTGGAGGCCAGCGGCATCTCCTACGCCGAGCACGCCATGCGCCTGGGCCGCTACCCCGGCCAGCCGAAGTTCCCGTTCGTGCCGGGCTACGACCTGGTCGGCACGGTGACGGGGGCAGGACCGGGGGCCGGTGCCGCACTGGTCGGCCAGCGGGTCGCGGCGATGACCAAGACCCGTGGCTGGGCCACCCACGCCCTGCTCGAGGCCGTCGACGTGGTCCCTGTCCCGGCCGACCTGGAAGCCGGAGAGGTGGAGACCCTCGTCGTCAGCGGGCTCACCGCCCACCAGATGCTGCACCGCCGGGCGCAGGTGCGCGCCGGCCAGACGATCCTGGTGCACGGCGCCAACGGTGGGGTGGGCACCACCCTGGTCCAGCTCGCGGTGCACGCCGGGGTGCGGGTCATCGGGACGGCGTCCCCCCGGCACCACGCGGCGCTGCGCGAGCTCGGTGCGCTGCCGGTCGACTACGGCGACCCGGACCTGGCCGCGCGGGTGCGCGAGCTCGCCCCCGAGGGGGTGGACGCGGTCTTCGACCACATCGGGGGTCCGAGCATCACCCGCTCGTGGTCCCTGCTGGCCACCGGCGGGACGCTGGTCAGCTACGCCATGCTCAAGGACTCCGGACCGATGATCCCGGCGTTCGTGGCCCTGCTCGCCCGGCTGGCCTGGCTGGACCTGGTGCCCAACGGACGACGGGCCGGCTTCTTCGACGTCTGGGGTGGGCACCTGCTCCGCCCGCGCCGGTTCCGCGCCCGGCTGCGCCAGGACCTCACCGCGGTGCTCACCCTGCTCGCCGACGGGGTGCTGCGCCCGCAGATCGCCGCCCGGATTCCGCTGACCGAGATCCGGGCCGCGGTCGAGCTGGCCGAGTCGCGCACCATCGTCGGCAAGGTGGTGCTGGTGCCGTGA
- a CDS encoding TetR/AcrR family transcriptional regulator — MSATTDPGGPGAREQNRRGQGGRLRAEIVAAAAELLDETGTEQSVTLRAVARRAGITAPAIYAHFADRQQVLLAVVQEAFAELGEALHAVDPPPSPDPVAHLRAVCAAYSDFAAGRPQRYRVMFGGLWNAGEALERASVTPAQVTDLGQDALAVLSSALRACVAAGRSTSDDAAADAIALWVGLHGLAHQRAVTAAFPWPADVDRRLVDALAHLDPGS, encoded by the coding sequence GTGAGCGCGACCACCGATCCCGGCGGGCCCGGCGCGCGGGAGCAGAACCGCCGAGGGCAGGGCGGCCGGCTGCGCGCCGAGATCGTCGCGGCGGCCGCCGAGCTGCTGGACGAGACCGGCACCGAGCAGTCGGTCACCCTGCGGGCCGTCGCCCGGCGGGCGGGGATCACCGCGCCTGCCATCTACGCCCACTTCGCCGACCGGCAGCAGGTCCTGCTGGCCGTCGTGCAGGAGGCGTTCGCCGAGCTGGGGGAGGCGCTGCACGCCGTCGACCCGCCCCCGTCACCGGACCCGGTCGCGCACCTGCGGGCGGTCTGCGCGGCGTACTCGGACTTCGCCGCCGGCCGGCCGCAGCGCTACCGGGTGATGTTCGGTGGCCTGTGGAACGCCGGCGAGGCGCTGGAGCGGGCCAGCGTGACCCCCGCCCAGGTCACCGACCTGGGACAGGACGCCCTCGCCGTCCTGTCGAGCGCACTGCGGGCCTGCGTCGCCGCGGGCCGCTCGACCAGCGACGACGCAGCTGCCGATGCCATCGCCCTGTGGGTCGGCCTGCACGGCCTCGCCCACCAGCGGGCGGTCACCGCCGCCTTCCCCTGGCCCGCCGACGTGGACCGGCGGCTCGTCGACGCACTTGCTCACCTGGACCCGGGGTCCTGA
- a CDS encoding aldo/keto reductase, translated as MRNAHLGALEVSRIGLGAMTMAGTYTSGGGLDDAESIATIHRALELGVTHIDTAEVYGPYHSEELVGRALAGRRDSVVVATKFGLVSHADGRVGTPDSSPANIAAAVEGSLRRLGTDHIDLYYQHRVDPGTPIEDTVGALAELVAAGKVRHIGLSEAAPATIRRAHAVHPVTALQTEYSLWARQPEVELLPLLRELGIGFVPYSPLGHGFLTGALRSPADIPDDDWRKTNPRFVGEAFAANLRLVEEVRAVGAEVGATPAQVALAWLLAQGGDIAPIPGTRRVARVEENTAADDVVLTADQLARLDALTPATGARHDDANMATIDR; from the coding sequence ATGCGCAACGCACACCTGGGCGCCCTGGAGGTGTCCCGGATCGGCCTCGGCGCGATGACCATGGCCGGCACCTACACCTCCGGCGGCGGGCTGGACGACGCCGAGTCGATCGCGACCATCCACCGCGCCCTCGAGCTCGGCGTCACCCACATCGACACCGCCGAGGTCTACGGCCCGTACCACTCCGAGGAGCTCGTCGGGCGGGCTCTCGCCGGCCGGCGGGACTCCGTCGTCGTCGCCACCAAGTTCGGCCTGGTCTCGCACGCCGACGGCCGGGTGGGCACCCCGGACAGCAGCCCGGCCAACATCGCCGCCGCCGTCGAGGGCTCACTGCGCCGGCTGGGCACCGACCACATCGACCTGTACTACCAGCACCGGGTCGACCCGGGCACCCCGATCGAGGACACGGTGGGCGCCCTGGCCGAGCTCGTCGCCGCCGGCAAGGTGCGGCACATCGGGCTGTCCGAGGCCGCCCCGGCGACCATCCGCCGGGCGCACGCGGTGCACCCGGTCACCGCCCTGCAGACCGAGTACTCGCTGTGGGCCCGTCAGCCCGAGGTCGAGCTGCTCCCCCTGCTCCGCGAGCTGGGCATCGGGTTCGTGCCCTACTCCCCGCTCGGGCACGGCTTCCTCACCGGCGCGCTCCGCTCCCCCGCCGACATCCCGGACGACGACTGGCGGAAGACCAACCCGCGCTTCGTGGGCGAGGCGTTCGCGGCCAACCTGCGGCTGGTCGAGGAGGTGCGGGCGGTCGGGGCGGAGGTCGGGGCCACGCCGGCCCAGGTCGCGCTGGCCTGGCTGCTGGCCCAGGGCGGGGACATCGCCCCGATCCCCGGCACCCGGCGGGTGGCCCGGGTCGAGGAGAACACCGCCGCCGACGACGTCGTCCTCACCGCCGACCAGCTCGCCCGCCTCGACGCCCTGACCCCCGCGACCGGGGCCCGGCACGACGACGCCAACATGGCCACCATCGACCGCTGA
- a CDS encoding helix-turn-helix domain-containing protein, whose protein sequence is MADTDAARAALRAFLVTRRARVSPQEAGLAVVASRRRVAGLRREEVAMLAGISVEYYVRLERGQAAGPSAGVVDGVALALRLGEDERTHLDRLLAELTPEMRKRRRRPVAGTVSEGVQVLLDALATLPAVVQNARLDVLAANALGRALYAPVFDLEGPANSARFLFLDEFRARQLFPHWERIADDTVALLRIEAGRHPDDRAMLELIGQLSTRSAAFRTRWARNDVRAHNAGVKVFAHPVVGELALPYENLLVDAAADHTLTVFTPRPGSPAHDAVQLLASWRAASGVS, encoded by the coding sequence ATGGCCGACACGGACGCCGCCCGCGCAGCCCTCCGGGCCTTCCTCGTCACCCGGCGGGCACGGGTCTCCCCGCAGGAGGCCGGGCTGGCCGTCGTCGCGTCCCGGCGCCGGGTCGCCGGCCTGCGCCGGGAGGAGGTCGCCATGCTCGCCGGGATCAGCGTCGAGTACTACGTGCGGCTCGAGCGCGGCCAGGCAGCCGGGCCCTCGGCCGGCGTGGTGGACGGCGTCGCGCTGGCCCTCCGGCTGGGCGAGGACGAGCGCACGCACCTGGACCGGCTGCTGGCCGAGCTCACCCCCGAGATGCGCAAGCGCCGTCGGCGTCCGGTCGCCGGGACCGTCAGCGAGGGCGTCCAGGTGCTGCTCGACGCCCTGGCGACCCTGCCGGCCGTCGTGCAGAACGCCCGGCTGGACGTGCTGGCCGCCAACGCCCTCGGCCGGGCGCTCTACGCGCCGGTGTTCGACCTGGAGGGCCCGGCCAACAGCGCCCGCTTCCTCTTCCTGGACGAGTTCCGGGCCCGCCAGCTGTTCCCGCACTGGGAACGGATCGCCGACGACACCGTCGCGCTGCTGCGCATCGAGGCCGGCCGCCACCCCGACGACCGGGCGATGCTGGAGCTGATCGGGCAGCTGTCCACCCGCAGCGCCGCCTTCCGCACCCGCTGGGCGAGGAACGACGTCCGGGCGCACAACGCCGGCGTCAAGGTGTTCGCCCATCCCGTCGTCGGCGAGCTGGCCCTGCCCTACGAGAACCTGCTCGTCGACGCAGCGGCGGACCACACGCTCACGGTCTTCACGCCGCGACCGGGGTCGCCCGCGCACGACGCCGTCCAGCTGCTGGCCAGCTGGCGCGCGGCGTCGGGGGTCAGCTGA